From Gemmatimonadota bacterium:
GCGCGCTCCTCCGGCGCCTCCAGGCGCTGCGCGAAGGCCGGCGGGAGTCGGTCGGTCGCCGGTGCGGCGAACGGATCGTATCCCTGCAGGTGGTTCAGCACGGAGTCGAGCACCGACACCGCGGAGAGGACCTCGACCACCTCGAAGCCCACGGCGGCGAGCAGCCGTGACAGCGTGCGCGCGTCGTAGTAGACGAGGTGGTTGCGATTGAAGGTGCGGGCCAACGGACCCAGGACGAGCACGCCCAGCGACGCCACGTTGGGGACGCCCACGAGGAAGGCGCCACCCGGAGCCAGGATGCGGTGGATCTCCTCCAGCAGGGCGCGCGGGTCGGGTACGTGCTCGAGCGTCTCGATCAGCGTCACGACGTCGAAGGCGCCATCGGCGAACCCGCACACCTCCAGGCGCTCCTCGCGTACCGGCAACCCGTACACCTCGCGCGCGTGGCGCGCCGCCCGCGCGCCCAGCTCCAGACCCAGGACGTCCCACCCGCGCTCGCGGGCGATGCGGGGCAGCCGTCCGATCGAGCAGCCCACGTCCAGGAGCCGTCCGGAGGGCCGCACGGTGGCCACCCGCTCCAGCAGGTGACCGAAGTCGCGGGACTGGAAGCGCTCCTCGGCCTCGGTGAGCAGGACATCCACCCAGGCATCGTTGGCGGCGGACTCGTACTGGTAGAGACGCTCCAACGCGTCCGCGTTCGGGCGCGGATCCATGTACACCAGGGCGCACTCCGCACAGCGTACGAAGTCCAGCCCGGCCTTCGTGAAGAGGGGCTCGGGACGGTCGGCGCCGCAGACGACGCACGGCACGTGCTCGCCCACCTCGGGCCGCATCCGGCCGCTGACCGGGTCCAGCAGCACCTCCATCTCGCGGTCCAGGAGCGCGAAGAAACGGTCGCGGCCGCTCTCCTTCTCGTAGCTCGCCCGTCCGCTCACAGCCGTCCTTCCTCCCACGCCCGCACCAGCGTATCGGCCACCAGCAGGTCGCGTTCGTCGTCCACGTTCGCCAGCCACGCGGTGGGCATCACGAGCGCGGCCGGCCGCGCCCCCATCACGCGTCCGTCGCGCACCAGGGTGTCCCGCCGCACGGCGTAGACGGCCCCGTTGCGGTAGTAGACCGGGGGCAGGTCCTGGCGGTTCAGGCGCTCGCGCTCGGGATCCAACGGCACGAGGCGGTCGTCCGCTTCCAGACGATACATGCGGGCCGGGTGCACGTCGTCCATGCGGCACACACCGATCACGCTGTCCGCGGCCGCGTCGCGGGTCAGACGCTCCACCGCGGCGTCGATGTCCGTACCCCGCCGGATGGGCGACGTCGGCTGCAGCAGCACCACGACGTCGAAGCGCGCTTCCGTCCGCCGCTCCATCTCCTCGAGCGCATGCACGAGCACGGGCACCATGGGCGTGGCGTCTTCCGCCAGCCCGGCGGGCCGCTCCACCACCGGCGCGTCCAGCGCACGGGCGGCGTCCAGGATCTCGGGGTCGTCGCTCGTCACCGCGAACGCGTCCAGTCGCCGAGCCGCACCCGCGGCGCGCACCGCGTGCTCCAGCAGCGTGCGGCCGCCGGCCAGGCGCAGGTTCTTGCGCACGACTCCCTTCGATCCCCCGCGGGCGGGGATGAGCCCCAGGGCTCGCAGCGTCAATCGCCCTCCAGGACGCGCTCCACCCGCGCGACGATGTCGTCCAGGTGGAGACGGGTGGGTACGTCCTCCACGGTGCCGCGATAGAGACGCGCCTGTCGGGCGATCTCGGTCAGCTCGGCCCGGGCCAGCGCCGGCAGGTCGGACTGCTCCACGTCCAGGGCCCGACGGCGCTGGAAGCCTCCGCCTCCTCCGTTCGACTCGACGGGCGCCCCCTCCAGGAGCCACGCCAGGCGCTCGACGTGGGCCCGCTGCAGGGATCGGCGCCAGGGGTCGATGGCGCGACGCTCCCGCAGCTCGGTCCAGACCGCTCCCCGGACGTCGGCCATCAGCTCGGCCGGCGCATACGCGGTATTGGCGAACGCGCGTGCTTCCATCACCCGCTCCAGGCGGGCCGGATCGAGCAGCTGGTCGAGGACGCCCGCCTGGATGGCGCGCAGGCGCTCCATCGCGCCGCCCTCCTCGATCCGTCGCAGCAGGTCGGGATCCACCAGCCAGCGCGGCGTGGTGAACACCTGGTCCGAGAGGAACTGCACGGCAGCGCGTTGGCGCTCGCGGGTCACGGGTCGGTACGGCGCCCCGGGCTGATCCGCCGTGCGTGGTTCGAACCACACCCCTCCGACGAGGGTCACCACGTGCCCGACGTAGCGGCGCCACTGCCCCACCAGCTCGCCGTAGAGCTCCTCCAGGTCCTCGTAGCCTTCCCCGTCGGTGCGCGTCCACTCCACCAGGCGGGGCGCGACGCGCTTCAGGTTCTCGATGGCCAACGTCGAGGCCCGCACGGGGTCGTCTCCCATGTCCTCGGTCTGGGCCCAGGGGTTCACCCCGTCCGCCGATCCGAAGCGATAGACCGGATCCCCCGCGTGCGCTTCGATCATGCGATCCAGGATGGCCTTCTCCGCCTCCGGCGTCGGTGCCGACGGGAACACGCGATACCCGAACTCGACGGCGTAGTGGTCGTAGGGTCCGATCTTGCGGATGAAGCGCCGCACGCCGTCGCCGGGCTGGGCGATGTAGTTCTGGCGGGCGTAGTCCATGATGCTGGGGGCCACGCCGTAGCGGTCCGTGAACGACGGCGAGCGCAGCGAGTCCACCGCGAACGACGAGGACGCGATCATGTTGTGCGGTAGCCCGATCGCGTGTCCGACCTCGTGCGCGATCACCTGCCGCATGGTCTCGCCGATGGTGGCGTCCGCGATCCGCAGGGAGCGGGCCTCCGGGTTGGACGCGCCGGTCTCGATCAGGAGCCGATTGCGGTAGGAGCGCATGTGGTTGTGGTACCAGATCACGTCGCTCTCGATGATCTCCCCGGACCGTGGATCCGACACGCTCGGTCCCACGGCGTTGCGGGTGAGGTTGGCCACCCAACGCACCACCGAGTAGCGCACGTCCTCCGGGCTCCAGTCGGGATCCTCCTCCGGCGACGGCGGGTCGGCAGCGCGGATCGCGTTGCGGAAGCCCGCCGCCTCGAACGCCGCCTGCCAGTCCTCGATCCCCTGCCGCACGTAGGGGCGCCACTTCTCCGGGGTTGCCGGATCCAGGTAGTACACGATGGGCTTCACGGGCTCGACCGGCTCGCCCCGCGCGTACGCCTCGGGATCGCTGGGCTCCAGGCGCCAACGGCGCAGGATCTCCTGGGTGGCGGCCTTCTGCTCGTCGAGGCCGAAGTTGACCTGCTCGATCGTGAACCATCCCACGCGCGGGTCGGCGTAGCGCACACGCATGGGCTCGGCGGGGAGCAACACCATCGAATGGTGCATCTGCAGCGTGAGGCTCCCGGTCGCGGCCTCGCTCGGCGGTTGGTCCGCGTCGAACGTCATCGTGGCCCGCACGTCCACGTTCAGCGGGAATGCTCGCGCGTACTCCAGGAACGTCCGATCCGGATCCAGGCGGCGGACGCTCCACTGCTGGCGCTGCTGCCGGGACAGCCCGCTCAGCGCCCGGACGTCGCCGCGGTAGAAGTCGGAGACGTCCACCACCACGCTGCCGGGGTCGGACCCCAGCGCCTGGATGGGGAACGAGCCCAGCACGACCGGCAGGTTGTTCATCCGCACGGACTGCGCGATGGGAAGCGAGTCCTCGGCCACGTTCCCGAAGGACAGCTTGCGCAGGAGCACCCGATCGGAGCGGCGCTCCCACCGGACGACCTGCTCGGCCACCTTGGAGCCCGCGTTGATGAACGGGCTCAAATCGGGCGGCGTGCCGGCGATGCGCGAGACCAGCAGCATGTCCCGATCGAACAACGAGTCGGGGATCTCGAACAGGACGCGCGGGCCCTCCGTGTGCACGGTGAAGAGTCCGGAGTCGCTGCGCATGGCGGGCGTGACCACCTCGGCGTACGGACGTGGGCCGGCGGCGCCGTTGCGGGCCGGCTGGGGCCGCGGCGCCGTCGGGCTCGTGGCCCCTCCACCCCCCGCACAGGCCGTGAGCACCAGAAGC
This genomic window contains:
- a CDS encoding class I SAM-dependent methyltransferase, which encodes MSGRASYEKESGRDRFFALLDREMEVLLDPVSGRMRPEVGEHVPCVVCGADRPEPLFTKAGLDFVRCAECALVYMDPRPNADALERLYQYESAANDAWVDVLLTEAEERFQSRDFGHLLERVATVRPSGRLLDVGCSIGRLPRIARERGWDVLGLELGARAARHAREVYGLPVREERLEVCGFADGAFDVVTLIETLEHVPDPRALLEEIHRILAPGGAFLVGVPNVASLGVLVLGPLARTFNRNHLVYYDARTLSRLLAAVGFEVVEVLSAVSVLDSVLNHLQGYDPFAAPATDRLPPAFAQRLEAPEERARMDRWIEAAGLGYRLRILARKPA
- a CDS encoding acylneuraminate cytidylyltransferase family protein, producing MTLRALGLIPARGGSKGVVRKNLRLAGGRTLLEHAVRAAGAARRLDAFAVTSDDPEILDAARALDAPVVERPAGLAEDATPMVPVLVHALEEMERRTEARFDVVVLLQPTSPIRRGTDIDAAVERLTRDAAADSVIGVCRMDDVHPARMYRLEADDRLVPLDPERERLNRQDLPPVYYRNGAVYAVRRDTLVRDGRVMGARPAALVMPTAWLANVDDERDLLVADTLVRAWEEGRL
- a CDS encoding zinc-dependent metalloprotease, with translation MKRGIGGRFVRGGGALTALLVLTACAGGGGATSPTAPRPQPARNGAAGPRPYAEVVTPAMRSDSGLFTVHTEGPRVLFEIPDSLFDRDMLLVSRIAGTPPDLSPFINAGSKVAEQVVRWERRSDRVLLRKLSFGNVAEDSLPIAQSVRMNNLPVVLGSFPIQALGSDPGSVVVDVSDFYRGDVRALSGLSRQQRQQWSVRRLDPDRTFLEYARAFPLNVDVRATMTFDADQPPSEAATGSLTLQMHHSMVLLPAEPMRVRYADPRVGWFTIEQVNFGLDEQKAATQEILRRWRLEPSDPEAYARGEPVEPVKPIVYYLDPATPEKWRPYVRQGIEDWQAAFEAAGFRNAIRAADPPSPEEDPDWSPEDVRYSVVRWVANLTRNAVGPSVSDPRSGEIIESDVIWYHNHMRSYRNRLLIETGASNPEARSLRIADATIGETMRQVIAHEVGHAIGLPHNMIASSSFAVDSLRSPSFTDRYGVAPSIMDYARQNYIAQPGDGVRRFIRKIGPYDHYAVEFGYRVFPSAPTPEAEKAILDRMIEAHAGDPVYRFGSADGVNPWAQTEDMGDDPVRASTLAIENLKRVAPRLVEWTRTDGEGYEDLEELYGELVGQWRRYVGHVVTLVGGVWFEPRTADQPGAPYRPVTRERQRAAVQFLSDQVFTTPRWLVDPDLLRRIEEGGAMERLRAIQAGVLDQLLDPARLERVMEARAFANTAYAPAELMADVRGAVWTELRERRAIDPWRRSLQRAHVERLAWLLEGAPVESNGGGGGFQRRRALDVEQSDLPALARAELTEIARQARLYRGTVEDVPTRLHLDDIVARVERVLEGD